A window of Gammaproteobacteria bacterium genomic DNA:
GCCTGTGCAGGCTTGTAAAACCAAGGTGACTAAAAGAATGGCTCCTGCCAAAGGGGAATGTCTGACCATGATGTATCGTTTAGTTCCGTATGCTGATTACAAAAGAGGGAACCCCGAATAATCGGGGTTCCGGTTATTTAATGTGACAGGTGAAACATAATACCTCAGCATTGGCTCTAAGCAATAGTTCTCTTGAAGGATCATGCACATTATGGCAAGTCATGCACTCCACTTGATCGTTATACAGTTTAACTCCGTTTTGAAAAATACGGTTATTAAACTGATCGGCAGGTGGTGCGGGGACAAAATCCGGGTCGGTAAATCCAAGACCGGCGTAACGCATGGAAATGGGGTGGTCATTACGTAAGTCCGTTCCCAGCATTTTTACTGTGATATCGTGAGCTACATTGCCGTTATGACATTTACCGCAGTTTTCGATGCTGTCACCGGGATTGATGCGCATATGCATGGCAGAATCCGCGGTAGGGTCGAAGGTCACCGGCTTAAATACCACCATGTCCACTGCCATAGTGCCGTCGTGGCAGGAGAGGCATAGCATGCTGATGGAATTGAGTTTGTTGGGATTGGTGTCCAGTGTCATGCTGCCTGCATCGGCGTAAAACTGGTAGTTTTCCGTGGCCGGGACAAACCGGTTCCAGTCCGGAATTCCGCCGAAATCCGAAGGTTGAGCGCCAGCCTCCTCCGGTGGAACATGACAGTACACGCAGGAATAACCGTAATCCGAGAACGCTACACCGGCCATGGCAACAACACCTGCCCGTGAGTTGAGTCCGGTAAAGTCGTGTTTTGATCCTAATATAGGATCATCCGCCCCTAGAACCGGATCTCCGACAATAGCCTCTGCCCCCGCATTTGTTATCCCAAACACTGTAACCAGAAGAGCTACAACAACATTGTTTGGTTTTAAATATTTCATAGTGCTTTTGTCTGAATATGTTTATATATAGTAGTATGGATTTGTCCAAATACGATACCTTTCTCCTTCTCAGTCCTTATCGAATATGTTTATATCCCTATATGGCTCTCGTATTGTATTGTAATATCTGCAAACTTTAGAGTAGCGTAAAATTTTTAAATAAGCCACAATTTACTTAAAAACCGTATATTTATCTTGTAGGAATATAATGATTATTAGGACCATATTTGTTAGTTATATTACATGGATTGTGATTTGTACAAATTCTGTACTAGCTGCGGAAAAAACGGACAAAGTCCCTACAAAACAGTCTGAAGCCGAAAAAATCTATACCGACAACTGCGCCATTTGTCATGGAGATAAAGGTGATGGTGACACGCGGGCGCAAAATGGGCTCAATCCGCCGCCACGAGATTTCACGACTGTTCAGGCTGCGATGGAGCTTACACGCGATCGTATGATTCAGTCAGTGACCAATGGTCGGCCGGGAACCGGGATGATGCCGCATAGAGATCGCTTGAGCGCAACCCAAATCAGCGCTGTGGTGGACTATATCCGGACCCGGTTTATGAACACCCCGGTTGCAAACGGCCCCGCTCCGGTTGCAAATCCCAAGGGTGCAAAAATATATACTAAGTTTTGTTCTGTCTGTCATGGAGACAAAGGAAATTCAGCGGTCTGGGCCCGCAGTCAGTTAAATCCACCGCCGCGAGATTTCACCAGTGCGCAGGCTGCTAAAGAGCTGACCCGAGAGCGGATGATTCATTCCGTCACCAACGGTCGACCGGGGACAGGCATGATGTCGTTTACAACCAAGCTAAAAAGTGACGAAATCGAGGCCGTCGTGGACTATATTCAGGGGCAGTTTATCGGCAAAACGCCGCAAACCAGTCTCAGTATGGCGCCGCAAACCGTCCCTGGCGGAAACCCTCATCAAAGGGCCGACCCGCATCAAGCGATTCCGCAGCGTGCCAACCCCCACCAAAGGACTAATCCACACCAGCGAGCCAATCCACATCAAGCCAGTCCACATCAAGCCAATACCCCCATGGCCGGACCCCAGTCCCTGCCGCAGGCGATACCGGCTGATATGAGTTTACCTATGCCCAACGGTTTGCAAGGTAATGTGAAAAACGGGCGTCGGTTTTTTATGAAAAACTGTTTTACTTGCCACGGTGTGAAGGGTGACGGCAACGGCCCAAGAGCTTACTTTAACACGCCACGACCGCGAGACTTTACCAGTTCCGCTTCACAGCGAATGTTGAACCGGGTACGCTTGTTTAACAGTATTACCCACGGTCGTGTTGGTACAGTAATGCCGGCATGGGGTAAGGTATTGAATCAACAACAAATTGCTGATGTGACTGAGTTTGTGTTTCAGGCCTTTATACAAACGTCAGGCAAAAAAAAAGCCCAATAGCTCACTCCGTTCCTGCTTCAGTCGGTCCCGAGGATGCGAGGGATTGGCATGAACAGGGGCGGAAAATATACAACTTTCGTTGTTATTTCTGTCACGGTTATTCCGGCGATGCGGCTACTTTGGCAGCCAGCTATTTAACACCTCGGCCTCGAAATTTTCGCAGCAGCGATCCCTCGGCTTTATCCCGCAATCAAATGCTGGATGCAGTCACTGAGGGCCGTTTCGGCACTGCTATGAAGAGTTTCGCAGCCACGTTGTCGCCACGAGAAATTGAGGCTGTGGTGGATTTTGTTCGCATAGAGTTTATGCTTAATGGTAACCCCAATACTCGCTATCATACCGCTGAAAATGGTTGGCCTGACCATGAGAAATACCAAGCCGCTTTTCCTTTTGCGCTAGGACAAATTGCTTTGGATGCACCGGAAAGCGCGCTGACAAAGCAACAGCGTGTCGGTAAGGTTTTGTTTATGAACGCCTGCATAACTTGCCACGATCGCGCCAGGGTGGAGCATGAAGGGGTTATTTGGGACGTTAAAGCGGTTTCGTTTCCGCGCAATCGTTATACCCACAAAAATCCCAGCGCGTCAGCTAGCCCAGTGGTGGACAGTCGCTCCGGGGCAACGCCGTATGCCAAGCACGATAAAGCTCCCCTATTGAGTGACTTAAGCTCTCAGGAGCGCAGAGGTGAGAGTCTTTTTCAGGCTAATTGTGCTTTTTGTCACGCCATGGATGGAACGGGCAAAAACTGGATTGGTAGTTTTTTGGAGCCCCATCCAAGGAATTTGACGGATCCGGAAATAATGTCGACTATGACACGAAAGCACGTTAAAGCAGTCGTGATGAACGGGATAGAGGGAACTACCATGTCGGCCTGGCGGTCAGTGTTAAGTGAGCAGGAAATAGACAGCGTGGTGGCCTATATCAACAAAGCCTTCCATCCTTTGAAATGACTGTGTCAATGTGGAACTGACACAAAACACATCTAACGAGAATAAAGAGAATTGGAACAATGATTAAAGTAGGAATAGTGGGTGGAACGGGGTACACCGGTGTGGAACTGCTACGGTTATTGGTACAGCATCCGCAGGTACATTTGCATACGATTACTTCCCGCACAGAAGCCGGGATGGCGGTAGCGGATATGTTTCCCAATCTGCGCGGTCATACCGAGCTGTGTTTTTCCGAACCGGATACAGCCGTTCTGAGCGAGTGCGATCTGGTTTTTTTTGCAACCCCCAATGGAGTTGCCATGAAGTCCGTTCCCGAATTACTACAGGCTGGGGTTCGGGTAATTGATCTGGCCGCGGATTTTCGTCTTAAGAATGAAACGGAGTGGGAGCAATGGTATGGAATGCCCCATGCCTGCCCGCAATTGCTGGAGCAAGCAGTTTACGGTCTTCCGGAGTTAAATCGCAGCGATATTGTGAATGCCCGTTTGATTGCCAATCCCGGCTGTTATCCTACCTCCGTACAATTGGGTTTTGCACCTTTGTTGCGCCATGGCTTGGTGGATACGGACCGTTTGATTGCCGACTGCAAATCCGGTGTCAGCGGGGCAGGGCGTAAAGCCAGCGTGGCGCACTTGTTGGGTGAGTGCAGTGAAAGTTTTAAGGCTTATTCTGTGGCCGGACACCGACATTTACCAGAAATCACTCAAGGACTGCGCTCCTTAACCGACAATACTGTGAGTCTAACGTTCGTACCTCATTTGACTCCCATGCTGCGCGGAATTCACGCAAGCCTCTATGCCTATTGTGAAGACCTCAGTGTGGATCTGCAGGCGATATATGCAGAGTATTTTGCCTCAGAAGTCTTTGTTGATGTCATGCCTGCCGGTTCGCACCCGGAAACCCGGTCTGTGCGAGGTTCCAATACTTGTCGTATCGCGGTACACCGGCCGCAACAAGGCAATATGGTGGTTATTTTGTCCATCATAGACAATTTAACCAAAGGCGCTGCGGGGCAAGCGGTACAAAATATGAATATCATGTTTGGATTTGACGAAGCTGCGGGCTTGAATCAGGTGGCGTTGTTACCCTGAGAAAGACCATTTTTTAAGTGTGATTTTAAAAATATTGAAAACTGAATAAGTTATGGGTTCACAACTGGTAATCAAAGCGGTTACGCCATGGAAATACTGGTCCAGAATGTTTCTGGCGGTGTTCAGTATAGGGGTATTTGGTTGGCTCATGTTCGGTTTTGGCGGCATCAAGGCCGGATATGACAATGAAACCATGGGTGAGGAAATGCAGCGTTTACAGCAGCATATTTACGATCTTGGGAGAAGCAATAGTGATTTGCGCGAAAAAATCGCGGTTGCTAAACAGGGCGGTGAGATTGATAAACAAGCTTATTCGCAGGTAAAAACCAGCCTGGTGGATCTGCAGACCGAATTGTTGGAACTAAAGCAACAAGTGGCGTTTTACCAAGGTATCTTGTCCCCCAAAGAAGCGGCGAGTGGACTAAAAGTTACCAGCCTGAAGTTAAACAGCATTGGCAGTGCGGATGGCTATCGCTTTAAGTTGGTGTTAACTCACGTGAACAAGCACAGTCGGATGGTTACCGGTCGAGCTCGTATTTTTGTGGAAGGAATCATGGAGGGGGCGAACAAAACCTTAAGTTTGGCAGATGTCTCCGGCGGTAAGCTAAGTGAATTGAAGCTGAAATTTAAGTATTTTCAGAATTTGGAGGGGGATATTGTGTTGCCCAAAGGCTTTGTTCCATCGGGTGTTCTGGTGGACCTGATGCCTAGTAATAAAGGCATGACACGAATAAAGAAAAATTTTACCTGGACCGATATTATCGGTTGAGACTGATCATTAACTGACATCAGAAGGAATCCCTCCTATGTTCGGAAGTAAAAAGGCGAAAATTTCCTCGGAAATAGATTCATTAGTCGGTGGCAACACAACCATTAAAGGCGATGTGATGTTTACCGGTGGTTTGCACATTGATGGTGTAGTTCGCGGTAGCGTGGTGGCCGAAAGTGAACAGTCTTTACTCACCACCAGCGATAGAGGTCGTATTGAAGGCAACGTTAAGGTGCATAGTATTGTCTTAAACGGTGAAGTCGTGGGCGATGTGCACGCTTACAAACATATTGAGCTGGCTGCGAACGCCCGGGTGACCGGCAACGTATACTATCAAGTGATTGAAATGGCTATGGGGGCTGAAGTTAATGGCAGCCTGATTCATTTGTCCAAAGAACAGGTGCCGGCAACCGTAGTCCCCGAGGTGATTGAAGAAAAAGCAGTAGCGGAACCTTCAGTGGAAGAAAAAGTGTTGGATTCTATTCCTGAGTCACAGGAAGGACCGGCATTTGAAGCTGAGCCGGATGATCAGGGCCAGACGTACCAGTTTAGCGTCAAATAAGTGGCGATTGTATAAATGTTGTACAATTTGGTCCATGTGTTCACATTTTTCCGCGTTGACTTGAAAAATCATCTTCAGGCACTATCTATAATTAGATGATAGAGTTGGAGGTATTTGCATGAGTTCTACTGCGGACGTGACGTTAACATTCACCGACAATGCCGCCAATAAAGTTAGGGCGCTGATAAAAGAAGAGGGTAATGAATCACTTAAGCTTCGGGTTTACATTACCGGGGGTGGCTGTGCCGGATTTCAATATGGGTTTAAATTTGACGAGAAAGTCAACGAGGGTGACACGGAAATCGAAAATTCCGGAGTGAGCCTTGTAGTGGACCCCATGAGTTATCAGTATCTGGCGGGAGCTGAGGTGGATTATGTGGAGGGCCTGCAGGGTGCTCAATTTCTTATCCGAAATCCCAACGCCAGTACCACCTGTGGATGCGGTTCTTCATTTTCTGTGTGATGAGGTAAGATTTCCGGGCATTATGTCCGGCAAAAAAACAGGGGCGGGTCGCCCCTGTTTTTTTCGTCTGACACAATTTACATAAGGATTTTTAACAATGACAATGAATGAGTACCTGCCGGGATTGGCCGGTGTTCCAGCCACGAAATCTAATATTTCCGATATTGACGGCCAAAAAGGCAAGTTGTATTACCGTGGCTATCCCATCGAGCAGCTGGCTAAACACAGTTCTTTTGAGGAAACCGCCTTGTTACTGCTGGACGGCGAATTACCCACGACCGATCAGCTCAGTTCTTTTGACGCGCAGCTGCGCGATAACCGCTTGGTTAAATACAATATTCGGGAGTTGATGAAAAACCTTCCAGCGACCGGCCATCCTATGGAAATGTTGCAAACGGCTGTAGCCAGCTTGGCTATGTTTTATCCAGGAAATGAATGCCTCACCGGTAGCGACCGTTGCGAAGACTTGTACTACATACACAATATGACCGTGAAAATTATCGCCCGCATGGGGACCATTGTGGCCATGTGGGAGCATATTCGTAACGGTTACGATCCTATTCCTCCAAGGGCGGATCTATCCTATGCCGAGAATTTTCTCTATATGCTCAACGGGAAGGAGCCGGACCCCTTGCTGGCTAAGATTATGGATGTGTGTCTGATTTTACATGCAGAACACACCATCAACGCATCCACATTCGCCATGCTGGTTAATGGTTCTACCCTGGCCAGTCCGTGCAGTGTCATGGCCTCGGCTATCGGTACCTTGTCCGGCCCCTTACACGGTGGTGCCAATGAGCGGGTTTTGACCATGCTGGAAGAAATTGGCAGTCCCGATAAAGTGGAAGCCTATATTGATAATAAGTTAAATAATAAGGAAGTTATTTGGGGGATGGGACATCGAGAGTACAAAACCAAAGACCCCAGAGCGACCATTCTACAAGGTTTGGTGGAGGAATTTATGCAGGTTCATGGCGCTTCCAATCCCCTATTGGAAACAGCGTTGGAAGTAGAGCGGGTGGCTGAAGGTCGTTTGGCACACAAAGGTGTGTACGCAAATGTGGATTTTTACTCAGGAATACTCTATGCGGAAATGGGTATTCCTTCGGATCAGTTTACATCAATCTTTGCTATCGCCCGTTCTGCCGGTTGGATGGCACATTGGCGGGAGCAATTGGCGGACAATCGTATCTTCCGGCCGACACAGGTGTATACCGGCCAACCGCCTCGAGACTACACTTCCATCGACAAGCGCTAGCTTGTCCGATGTGCTGCATGACAAGTATCTGTTAAAAATAAAAAGGCGGATTGATCAATCCGCCTTTTTATCCCCAAATTTGTTGCCCAGTGACTGCTGAATCTTGCCTTACAGTTTGGCCACAGAAGTCTTACCTAAGGTGTTCAATAAGGTTAGATAGCCTTGAGTGTTCAGTTTGAAATCGGTTTTTTGCTCATAGGTAATGGGTGCGGCACCGGGCAATTTTACGGTTAAAGGGTTACGATGGATGCCATCTACACGGAACTCGTAATGTAAGTGCGGTCCGGTAGCTAAACCGGTTTTGCCGATGTAGCCAATGATTTCCCCTTGTTTAACCCGGTCACCGCGACGTAAGCCCTTTTTGAATTTCACTAAGTGAGCGTACAGTGTCTGATATTTGCCGCCGTGCTGGATAATAACGGTATTGCCATATCCGCCTTTGTGTCCCAGATGGCTGATTTTACCGTCTCCGCTTGCCTTGATGGGAGTGCCCACCGGGGCTGCGTAATCCACGCCTTTGTGATCCCGGAGGCGATTTAATACCGGATGGAAACGTTTACCGAATTTGGAGCTGACTCGGGTGGAATCTACAGGGTTTCGCAGAAACGCCTTGCGCAGACTGATACCTTCCGGGGTGTAGTAATCCACATGACCGTTCTGGTCTTTATAACGAACGGCGCGGTAAAGTTTGCCGTTATTGATGTATTCCGCAGCGAGAATATTGCCATTGGTTATTTTTTCACCGTCTAAATAGTATTCCTCGTAAATCACTGAGAAGCGATCGCCGGCTCGCACGTCGGTAACAAAATCGAATTCCCAGTCAAACAGGCCTACCAACTCCATCGTCATGCTACCGGGAATGCCGGCTTCTAAGGCGGCTTCGTACATAGAGCCGGTTATCTCCGCTGTGGCGTGTGCTATGCGTTTGTCCAGCTCAGTTGTAATGGTAGATGCGTGGAACTGATCGCCTTTGCGGGTAATATGCAGAGCGCTGGAGTCGTTGATCTCATAGATCAATTCATGCAGTTTGTTGTTAATCAGAAGAAACTTCAGTTCTTCGCCGGGAGAAATAAGATTTAAGGTTTTAGTGGGTTCGCCCAGACGGACAATGTCGCGCAGTTCCTTGGTTTTGATTCGCATACGCTTGAACAACTTGGATAGCGTATCTCCTCGCTGTACCGTGATAGACTGCCATTTCATTTTTGGCATTTTCTTCACGGGCTTGGTATCTAAACCGGAAGCTTGTAACGCTATTTCCTCGTCGGGCAGTTCAAAGTTATTGGGGATTTCCAGAGGCAGGCTGACCATATTCAAAGTCGTGGGAGTGAACCCGTCGCCAATGCCGGGAACCCGTGTTGCTTCTGCGATATCTGAAATGAGGAAAAAGATAATGCTGAATAAAGAAGTGCTGGCAAATAAAATAGCCACGTGTGCGCCGGACATACGTTTGTGTTTTAAACGTTTGCGCCCATTGGCAGGAATTCTGTCAGCTGCTCCAGGTAAGCCGGTGTTGGGTCTGCTGGATGCGGTGTTTGTTCGTCGTAAGAGTTGTGCCATAACGCTAGTACTACTGATATATATGGAGTTGAAGGGTCATAGATCCATCCAAGTAGCTCCTTAAGTGGCGATTAGTATAGGCCGGTTAAATACTGTAATACCAGCGGAACCGGCGCTTTATACGAAATTATTACATGACCATCGACTCTTTTCTTTCTATGGTATAAAGAGACGTTGAATCGTCGGTTTTTTGACTATTTTTCCAATACATTATCTCTTTGTTTGACGCAATACGTTAGTCGATTTTTCCGATAAGTGGTTGTCTGTCCGCTAACTAAAGTTGGCGTAGGTTTTGGGTGGATAGGTGTGTCTGTTATCATTCGGCTTTTTTAGCCCCCGCGATGGGGAAGTAGCTAACGGTGAAGGAAAATTCATGTTAAGTGTTGAAGAATCATTGGTGCAAATAAAGCGCGGCGCTGAAGAGTTGTTGGTCGAAGCTGAATTAAAAACCAAGCTTGCCAGAAACAAACCTTTACGGATAAAGGCAGGGTTTGATCCCACCGCGCCGGATTTGCATTTAGGGCATACGGTGCTCATCAATAAATTGCGCCAGTTTCAGGATTTGGGGCATGAAGTCTTGTTTCTCATTGGAGACTTTACCGGCATGATTGGTGACCCTACTGGAAAAAACAGTACGAGGCCTCCCTTGACCCGTGATGAGGTGATCGAAAATGCCAAAACCTACGAAGAGCAAATTTTCAAAATTTTAGATCCTGCTAAAACCCTGGTGATGTTCAATTCCAGCTGGATGAATGAAATGAGTTCGGCCGATATGATACAACTGGCAGCCAGGTACACGGTGGCCAGAATGTTGGAGCGTGACGACTTTAGTAAGCGCTATAAAGGTGGGATGCCTATTAGCGTGCATGAGTTTTTGTATCCGTTGGTTCAGGGATATGATTCCGTGGCAATGCGAGCAGATGTGGAACTGGGTGGTACCGACCAGAAGTTCAATTTGCTGGTAGGGCGGGAATTGCAAAAAGACTATGGGCAGGAATCCCAGGTAATACTCACAATGCCCATTTTAGAAGGATTGGATGGTGTACAAAAAATGTCCAAATCGCTAAACAACTATATAGGTATCAATGAAGCGCCGGACCAAATGTTTGGCAAGATTATGTCTATTTCCGATGACCTGATGTGGCGCTATTTCGAACTGTTAAGTTTTCGCTCTTTGGAAGAGATAGAAGGATACAAAACGGAAGTGGCCCAAGGTACCAATCCGCGCGATATTAAATTCAAGCTGGGTGAAGAGATTGTGACAAGATTTCACAGTGCCGCAGCGGCTAATAAAGCAAGGGAAGGATTTATTGCCCAGTTCAGTCGCGATGCATTGCCGGAGGATATGCCGCAAGTGGAGCTGGTCTTGGAAGAGGGGGGGATCGCCATTTCGAACCTGCTCAAAGATGCCGGACTAACCGCCAGTACCTCTGATGCCAGACGCATGGTGAAACAAGGGGCTGTAAAAGTGAATCGCGAACGTGTTGAAGATGACAAATATCAATTTGTTGCGGGTGTCTATGTGGTACAAGTAGGCAAACGTCGATTTGCCAGAGTAACGGTAAAATAGGCTTAAAGGCTTGATTTAGGGGCGTTGTAATTTTATTTAAAAAAACTTTTCGAAATAGCTTGACGCTTTCCGAAATGTGCTTATAATGCGCGCTCTCTGACGGAGAACGCAGAGACACT
This region includes:
- a CDS encoding cytochrome c3 family protein → MKYLKPNNVVVALLVTVFGITNAGAEAIVGDPVLGADDPILGSKHDFTGLNSRAGVVAMAGVAFSDYGYSCVYCHVPPEEAGAQPSDFGGIPDWNRFVPATENYQFYADAGSMTLDTNPNKLNSISMLCLSCHDGTMAVDMVVFKPVTFDPTADSAMHMRINPGDSIENCGKCHNGNVAHDITVKMLGTDLRNDHPISMRYAGLGFTDPDFVPAPPADQFNNRIFQNGVKLYNDQVECMTCHNVHDPSRELLLRANAEVLCFTCHIK
- a CDS encoding c-type cytochrome; the encoded protein is MIIRTIFVSYITWIVICTNSVLAAEKTDKVPTKQSEAEKIYTDNCAICHGDKGDGDTRAQNGLNPPPRDFTTVQAAMELTRDRMIQSVTNGRPGTGMMPHRDRLSATQISAVVDYIRTRFMNTPVANGPAPVANPKGAKIYTKFCSVCHGDKGNSAVWARSQLNPPPRDFTSAQAAKELTRERMIHSVTNGRPGTGMMSFTTKLKSDEIEAVVDYIQGQFIGKTPQTSLSMAPQTVPGGNPHQRADPHQAIPQRANPHQRTNPHQRANPHQASPHQANTPMAGPQSLPQAIPADMSLPMPNGLQGNVKNGRRFFMKNCFTCHGVKGDGNGPRAYFNTPRPRDFTSSASQRMLNRVRLFNSITHGRVGTVMPAWGKVLNQQQIADVTEFVFQAFIQTSGKKKAQ
- a CDS encoding cytochrome c, whose protein sequence is MAHSVPASVGPEDARDWHEQGRKIYNFRCYFCHGYSGDAATLAASYLTPRPRNFRSSDPSALSRNQMLDAVTEGRFGTAMKSFAATLSPREIEAVVDFVRIEFMLNGNPNTRYHTAENGWPDHEKYQAAFPFALGQIALDAPESALTKQQRVGKVLFMNACITCHDRARVEHEGVIWDVKAVSFPRNRYTHKNPSASASPVVDSRSGATPYAKHDKAPLLSDLSSQERRGESLFQANCAFCHAMDGTGKNWIGSFLEPHPRNLTDPEIMSTMTRKHVKAVVMNGIEGTTMSAWRSVLSEQEIDSVVAYINKAFHPLK
- the argC gene encoding N-acetyl-gamma-glutamyl-phosphate reductase, coding for MIKVGIVGGTGYTGVELLRLLVQHPQVHLHTITSRTEAGMAVADMFPNLRGHTELCFSEPDTAVLSECDLVFFATPNGVAMKSVPELLQAGVRVIDLAADFRLKNETEWEQWYGMPHACPQLLEQAVYGLPELNRSDIVNARLIANPGCYPTSVQLGFAPLLRHGLVDTDRLIADCKSGVSGAGRKASVAHLLGECSESFKAYSVAGHRHLPEITQGLRSLTDNTVSLTFVPHLTPMLRGIHASLYAYCEDLSVDLQAIYAEYFASEVFVDVMPAGSHPETRSVRGSNTCRIAVHRPQQGNMVVILSIIDNLTKGAAGQAVQNMNIMFGFDEAAGLNQVALLP
- a CDS encoding polymer-forming cytoskeletal protein, which codes for MFGSKKAKISSEIDSLVGGNTTIKGDVMFTGGLHIDGVVRGSVVAESEQSLLTTSDRGRIEGNVKVHSIVLNGEVVGDVHAYKHIELAANARVTGNVYYQVIEMAMGAEVNGSLIHLSKEQVPATVVPEVIEEKAVAEPSVEEKVLDSIPESQEGPAFEAEPDDQGQTYQFSVK
- the erpA gene encoding iron-sulfur cluster insertion protein ErpA, which translates into the protein MSSTADVTLTFTDNAANKVRALIKEEGNESLKLRVYITGGGCAGFQYGFKFDEKVNEGDTEIENSGVSLVVDPMSYQYLAGAEVDYVEGLQGAQFLIRNPNASTTCGCGSSFSV
- a CDS encoding citrate synthase produces the protein MNEYLPGLAGVPATKSNISDIDGQKGKLYYRGYPIEQLAKHSSFEETALLLLDGELPTTDQLSSFDAQLRDNRLVKYNIRELMKNLPATGHPMEMLQTAVASLAMFYPGNECLTGSDRCEDLYYIHNMTVKIIARMGTIVAMWEHIRNGYDPIPPRADLSYAENFLYMLNGKEPDPLLAKIMDVCLILHAEHTINASTFAMLVNGSTLASPCSVMASAIGTLSGPLHGGANERVLTMLEEIGSPDKVEAYIDNKLNNKEVIWGMGHREYKTKDPRATILQGLVEEFMQVHGASNPLLETALEVERVAEGRLAHKGVYANVDFYSGILYAEMGIPSDQFTSIFAIARSAGWMAHWREQLADNRIFRPTQVYTGQPPRDYTSIDKR
- a CDS encoding peptidoglycan DD-metalloendopeptidase family protein, yielding MAQLLRRTNTASSRPNTGLPGAADRIPANGRKRLKHKRMSGAHVAILFASTSLFSIIFFLISDIAEATRVPGIGDGFTPTTLNMVSLPLEIPNNFELPDEEIALQASGLDTKPVKKMPKMKWQSITVQRGDTLSKLFKRMRIKTKELRDIVRLGEPTKTLNLISPGEELKFLLINNKLHELIYEINDSSALHITRKGDQFHASTITTELDKRIAHATAEITGSMYEAALEAGIPGSMTMELVGLFDWEFDFVTDVRAGDRFSVIYEEYYLDGEKITNGNILAAEYINNGKLYRAVRYKDQNGHVDYYTPEGISLRKAFLRNPVDSTRVSSKFGKRFHPVLNRLRDHKGVDYAAPVGTPIKASGDGKISHLGHKGGYGNTVIIQHGGKYQTLYAHLVKFKKGLRRGDRVKQGEIIGYIGKTGLATGPHLHYEFRVDGIHRNPLTVKLPGAAPITYEQKTDFKLNTQGYLTLLNTLGKTSVAKL
- the tyrS gene encoding tyrosine--tRNA ligase; this translates as MLSVEESLVQIKRGAEELLVEAELKTKLARNKPLRIKAGFDPTAPDLHLGHTVLINKLRQFQDLGHEVLFLIGDFTGMIGDPTGKNSTRPPLTRDEVIENAKTYEEQIFKILDPAKTLVMFNSSWMNEMSSADMIQLAARYTVARMLERDDFSKRYKGGMPISVHEFLYPLVQGYDSVAMRADVELGGTDQKFNLLVGRELQKDYGQESQVILTMPILEGLDGVQKMSKSLNNYIGINEAPDQMFGKIMSISDDLMWRYFELLSFRSLEEIEGYKTEVAQGTNPRDIKFKLGEEIVTRFHSAAAANKAREGFIAQFSRDALPEDMPQVELVLEEGGIAISNLLKDAGLTASTSDARRMVKQGAVKVNRERVEDDKYQFVAGVYVVQVGKRRFARVTVK